One genomic window of Blastopirellula retiformator includes the following:
- a CDS encoding DUF1569 domain-containing protein: MIASSRASDDVGTTKRRILLFANFEEVIVDCHHLADVGYHKLGQWNLGQICQHLAAFMDQSIDGFKDRMPFWLPVVRPVLRMIYLPTILKGGAVSVKAKAPPSILPSTSADDEIRLAELERAIARVMQEDVQFVESPVMGSLSQEEWRKVHMWHCQHHLSFLIPGHKR, translated from the coding sequence ATGATTGCGAGTAGTCGGGCAAGCGACGACGTCGGGACGACGAAACGTCGGATTTTGCTGTTTGCGAACTTCGAGGAGGTGATTGTCGACTGCCACCATCTGGCGGACGTCGGTTATCACAAGTTAGGGCAATGGAATCTGGGCCAGATCTGCCAACACCTGGCCGCCTTTATGGATCAATCGATCGACGGCTTTAAAGATCGCATGCCGTTTTGGCTGCCGGTCGTCCGCCCGGTGCTGCGGATGATCTACTTGCCGACGATCCTCAAGGGAGGCGCCGTCAGCGTCAAAGCGAAGGCGCCCCCTTCGATCTTGCCCTCGACCAGCGCTGACGATGAGATTCGTCTGGCCGAACTAGAGCGAGCGATCGCCCGGGTGATGCAAGAGGACGTCCAATTCGTCGAGTCGCCGGTTATGGGATCGCTTTCCCAGGAAGAATGGCGCAAGGTCCATATGTGGCATTGCCAACATCACTTGAGCTTCCTGATTCCGGGGCACAAGCGCTAA
- a CDS encoding TatD family hydrolase has product MRYIDPHIHCSSRSTDDYERMAEAGIVAVIEPAFWLGQPRTTAGAFHDYFSSLVGFERFRAGQFGIKHYCTIGLNAKEANNERLAEEVLDMLPLFLAKDNVVAVGEIGFDDMTPAEERALRVQLDLAKELELPVMIHTPHRNKKRGTYRSMDIIEEHGVPPHMVVIDHNNEETCKEVLDRGYWAAFTIYPKTKMGNQRMVEIVKQYGSDRVIIDSSADWGISDPLAVTKTGNLMLGQGIAEEDVQLTCYKNAISAYNQSGQFNETDWLNPEPVDESKLFEGNSVLRGQRPDSSTPQEDGIIT; this is encoded by the coding sequence ATACATCGACCCCCACATCCACTGCTCGTCGCGTTCGACCGACGATTACGAACGCATGGCCGAAGCGGGCATCGTCGCCGTGATCGAGCCTGCCTTCTGGCTCGGTCAGCCGCGCACGACCGCCGGCGCCTTCCACGACTATTTCTCGAGCCTGGTCGGCTTCGAGCGGTTTCGAGCTGGACAGTTCGGCATCAAGCACTACTGCACGATTGGTTTGAACGCGAAAGAAGCGAATAACGAGCGGCTGGCCGAAGAAGTGCTCGACATGCTTCCGCTGTTCCTGGCCAAAGACAACGTCGTCGCCGTCGGCGAGATCGGCTTTGACGACATGACCCCTGCCGAAGAGCGAGCCCTGCGGGTGCAGCTCGACCTGGCCAAGGAGTTGGAATTACCGGTGATGATCCATACGCCCCACCGCAACAAAAAGCGGGGAACGTATCGGAGCATGGACATCATTGAAGAACATGGCGTTCCGCCCCACATGGTGGTGATCGATCACAATAACGAAGAGACCTGCAAAGAGGTTCTCGATCGCGGTTACTGGGCGGCGTTCACCATCTATCCCAAGACAAAGATGGGGAACCAACGGATGGTCGAAATCGTCAAACAGTACGGGTCGGATCGGGTGATCATCGACTCCTCGGCCGACTGGGGCATTTCCGACCCACTCGCGGTAACGAAAACGGGCAATTTGATGCTCGGTCAGGGTATCGCCGAGGAAGATGTTCAGCTAACGTGTTACAAGAACGCAATATCTGCGTATAATCAAAGTGGACAATTCAACGAGACGGACTGGCTGAATCCTGAGCCGGTCGACGAATCGAAATTGTTTGAAGGAAATAGCGTGCTGCGGGGACAACGCCCCGACTCCAGCACGCCGCAAGAGGACGGAATAATCACTTAG